CGCCACGCCGAAGCCGCTGGGGCTGTCGGGGTCGTCGCCGACCCAGAGGAGTTTTTTCATGATCTCTCCCCCTCGGCCATACGGATGAAGGCGCGTCCGACCTGTGCAAGCGTCACTTCCGTTAAGTTGACGATGAGCGCCAATTGCATGACACCGTCGACGGGAATGCGCAACTCGACGTCAGCGCACTCATCCGGCAACGTGTAACCCTCAACCTTTAGCGCATTGTACAACCCGAATCCAGTTAGTACTTTTGCCATTTGCTTCTGCTCCTTCTACGTATTGTGCCCGAGGCTCACCGTGACCTCAGGCCTCCACACGAACTCTTCCGCGCTCCACTTGCACTCTTCGAGGAACGCGCAATCACCTCCGACGAACGGCCGCCACGTGCCGAGCTTCTCGGGCACGTTCGGGATCAAGAACATCGGCGTCCCGACGTTGCCGCAGCGGACCTCCTCGTCGTGCCAGAGCGTGATGCCGTTCGGGAACTGCATGCGAAACAGCACTGGGCGATCTGGCGTCTGCTCGATCGCGTCTTGCATCAATGCCCGCGTGCCTGGCACGTAGAGATCGTCGTCGTCGATGTGCGCGATGTAGTCGCCTTTTGCCATCGGCGTCGCGAAGTTCCGCTCGCTGTGTCCCCAGTCCTTGCCAGGCGCGCATGGTACGTAACGAACCTCGGGCCGGTTGCCGTTCAATCCAGCCACGTTGCCAACGACCAGGATCTCGTCGCCGGGCAGCGTCTCGATCGAGCGGAGCGTCGACTTCAGCGAGCGACGGCCGATGGTGGGGACGATGAAGGTGATCATTTCTGATTCCTTTCGTGCCGACCGCGACGAACTCTCTTGATGTCATTCGGGTCTTTGTCTGTAACCCGAACAGTCACCCCACGCTTACCAGCGCGTCGTTCGATCTTTCGACGATCTGATTGACGCTTCATCGCGGCACCGCCTCCGCTCCCCACTTCGCGGCGAAGTTCCTGCGCGCGAGCATGAACTTCTTGTGGTGCTCGCCCAGTTCCTTGCGCGTCGCCGCCTTTAGCGTCTGGCTCTGGACCGGGTGCTGGACGCCGCACTCCACGTGCCCGCACGCAATCAGGGAGGGCTTCGTGCCCTTGCCGTTGACGCGCTGCATGTAGTCTTCGTCCTCGTAGTAGGCGTAATCCGGCGAGATCGTCTCGTCGAACAGACCAACCGTTTTCACGCACGCGTCGCGGATCAGGAAGCACGAGAACCCCGCCTCGTACGACCACGCGAGGTCGTAGGGCGTCATCGACATCCGTTCCAGAGAATCAGGCGCGAACGTCACATCGTCGTTGACGATGACGCGCTCTTCGGCTACGTTCTCAATGAACCAGTTCCAGGAGGCGGCGACGCCGAATGGCCTGTTCGGCGTGAAGACATCGACGACGGAATACGCCGTGGCCTGCTTCAGCCGAACAGCGTCGCGTCCGTTGTCGAGAACGTGCACTTCATAGGGCACGGTGCTCGACTTCAGCGACTCCAAGAGGTTGCGCAAGAGATCGTATCGCCTCAAGACCGGGATGCAGACGTGGACCATAATGCCTCCAATTTTCCTACTGCTTCTGCTACTGCTACTGCGTGGTATTGCGAGTGATCCGCCCTGCGCGTGCGTTCTCCCGCTGCGAAGATCCTGTCCGGTTCGAACCCGACCCAGTCGTGATCAATCTGCACCGAGGGGAGCGGAATGGCCCGACCGAAATGCGACATCACGTCACGCCAGAAGATGTCGCCCCAGAAGAATCGTGGGTCGAAGAAGAACCCCAAGGCATCGCAGGCTGCTCTCGATACCGTCGCGAACGGGAAGTTCGGCGCGTTATGGGTCAAGACGCCGAAGTC
The DNA window shown above is from Gemmatimonadota bacterium and carries:
- a CDS encoding glycosyltransferase family A protein → MITFIVPTIGRRSLKSTLRSIETLPGDEILVVGNVAGLNGNRPEVRYVPCAPGKDWGHSERNFATPMAKGDYIAHIDDDDLYVPGTRALMQDAIEQTPDRPVLFRMQFPNGITLWHDEEVRCGNVGTPMFLIPNVPEKLGTWRPFVGGDCAFLEECKWSAEEFVWRPEVTVSLGHNT